One Burkholderia gladioli genomic window, TGACGCTGTCGTCCGTGGCAAGCGCAGCCGGCCCAGACGCGAGCGTCGACATCGCCGTGGGCGCGCAGCGCCAGATCGCGGCCGGGCGCAGCCTGCAGCGCGTCGCGGTCGGCGATCCGGCCGTCGCCGACGTGCTGGTCGTGAAGGGCGGCGGCGTGCTGCTGATCGGCAAGAGCGCGGGTACCACCAACGTGATGGTCTGGGAGCGCGGCCGGGCCGATCCCGCCGTCTACACGGTGCATGTGACGAGCGGAGCGGCGAACGCCTTGCTCGACGAGAACACGCCGCGGGTCAGTACCTATGGGGATACCACCGTGATTTCGGGTTCGGCGAGCACGCTCGAGGCGCATCAGCGCGCGGTCGATGTCGCGACCGCGGCCGCGGCGGCGCGCACGGCCGCCAAGCAGTCGAGCGGCGCGCAAGGGGGCGGTGCGGGGGGCGGCCGTGGCGGTGGTGGCGGTGGCGCCTTCGGCGCGGGTGCCGGCCAGGCGGGCGGCGGCGCAACGCCCGGCGTGGTCGATGCGTCGACCATCAGCGGCAAGAACGTGGTGCAGGTCGACGTACGCGTGGTGGAATTCAGCCGCTCGGTGGCCAAGCAGGCCGGTCTCAACCTGTTCAAGACTAACAACGGTTTCTCGTTCGGCAGTTTCGCGCCGAGCTCGCTGCAGTCCTCGAGCTACACCCCGTCGAACGGCATGACGGTCTCCGCGACTACCCCGATCGCCTCGGCGTTCAACCTGGTGGTCGGCTCGACCACGCGCGGCATCGCCGCCAACCTGTCGGTGCTGGAGCAGAACAACCTGGCGCGGATCCTCGCGCAGCCGACCCTGGTGGCGCTGTCGGGGCAGAGCGCAAGCTTCCTCGCCGGCGGCGAGATCCCGGTGCCGGTGCCGCAGTCGCTCGGCACCATCTCGATCGAATGGAAGCCGTACGGCATCGGGCTGACGGTCACGCCGACCGTGCTCGGGCCGAACCGGATCGCGCTGAAGGTCGCGCCGGAGGCGAGCCAGCTCGACTTCCTCAACGCGATCACGATCGACAGCATCACGGTGCCGGCGCTGACCACGCGTCGCGCGGACACCACGGTCGAGCTCGGCGACGGGGAAAGCTACGTGATCGGCGGGCTGGTCGACCGCGAGACCACCTCGAACCTGAGCAAGGTGCCGTTCCTCGGCGATCTGCCGATCATCGGCGCCTTCTTCAAGAGCCTGAGCTATTCGCAGAGCGACAAGGAACTCGTGATCATCGTGACGCCGCACCTGGTGTCGCCGATCGCGGCCGGCACCAAGCTGCCGAGCACGCCGGGCGAATTGTCGGAACAGCACGACGGGCCGGTATGGCGCTCGTACCTGGGCGGCATGCTGGTGCCGGATACGGCTCCGGGGTTCTCGAAATGAGAGCGCCGGACCATGGGGTAGTGAGCGGCCGGATGCGGTGCACGTTCACGCGCCGCTCTACGGGGAGTGTTCCACATGAACGCGAGAACTCAATCGTTGGCTGAGCCTGCCGTCACCGATCATTTCATCTGCGCTTCCACGCGTGTCGAGCATGTGCGCTGGCTGGCGCAGACGCTCGTCTCGACGGGCGCGGTCGAGTCGTCGCCGCTCGAGGCGGCCGCGCTCACGCAGCGCATCGGTGGCCTGAACCCGGCCCTGGTCTTCATCGACTTCGCGGGCGACCAGGCCGCCGCCAGCACGGCCGTGGCGGCCGTGCGCACGGCCTATCCGGGCCTGCCGGTGGTGGCGCTGGGCACCCTGGTCGAGCCGGAGAGCGCCTTGTCCGCGCTGCGCGCGGGCGTGCGCGATTTCGTCGACCTCTCGGCGCCGGCCGAGGAGGCCCTGCGCATCACGCGCGGCCTGCTCGACAACCTCGGCGAACCGACCAGCCGCCACGGCAAGGTGCTGTCGCTGCTCGGGGCGCGCCCAGGGATGGGTGTCAGCACGCTGGCGGCGAACCTCGCGGTGCTGCTGCAGCGCAAGGCGGCCGCGCAAAGCCGCCGTACCGCGCTGATCGACCTGGGCCTGCCGGCCGGCGACGGCGCGCTGTTCCTCAACACGCGCTGCGAACTCCATTTCGTCGAGGCGGTGCGCAACCTGCGCCGGTTCGACCGGACCTTCGTCAATACCGCCTTCGCCCATCACGCGAGCGGTGTCGCGCTGACCACCCTGCCGCCCAACCTGGCCGACCTGCGCGAAGTGTCCGCGGCCGCCTGCACGGGGCTGTTCAATCGCCTGCGCGCCTTCGTCGACCAGCAGGTGGTCGATCTCGGCGGTTTCACCAACCGCGAATTCATCTCGCAGATCGTCTCCCTGAGCGACGAGGTCTGGCTGGTCTGCGACCAGGGCGTGGCCTCGGTCGTGTCGGCCGTCGAGCTGCTCGGCGACCTGCGCGAGAAGGGCATCAACCTGGAGCGCGTCAAGCTGGTGGTGAACCAGTACGACGCGGCGATCGGCCTGTTGCCGGCGCAGATCGCCGAGCGGCTGGAGATCCCGCTGCTCTCGACGCTGCCGTCGCGGCGCGTGTCGATCGGACATGCGGCGAACCAGGGGCGGCTGATCGTCGAGGCCGCCGAGCGCGACCCTTACGTGAAGGCGCTCGATGCGCTGAGCGAGCGGCTCACGGCCGGCGTGCCGAGCCTGCCCGGCGCGCTGCCGCCAGCCCAGGCGCCGGCCGGCGGGCTGTCGGCGTTGAAACGATTCATCCACTCCACCACGAAGCGGTCGTAAGCGATGGCACACGACGACATCCAATTTGCCGACGGCGCCGCGCCGTTCTCCCAGACGCAGCAGTTCCACGACATCAAGAACGCCGCGCACGAGCACCTGCTGACCCGCATCGAGGAGCTCGGTTCGGAGTTCGGCCGCTGGTCGCGCCAGGCGATCAACCAGTTCGTCGATCTCGAGATCGACAGCTTCGTGCGGCTGCGCCGGATCCCGCTCAACGAGAGCGAGGTGCGCGAGATCGCCGAGGCGCTGACCAAGGAACTGGCCGGCTTCGGCCCGATCGAGGACCTGCTCGGCGATCCGCTGGTGGAGGACATCCTGATCAACGGCTACAACGACATCTACGTGTCGCGCCGCGGGATCCTCGCCAAGCTGCCGATCCGCTTCACCGACAACGCCCACCTGCTGCGCATCGTGCGCCGCATCCTCGCGCCGGTCGGCCGCCGGCTCGACGAATCGAACCCGATGGTCGACGCGCGGCTGCCCGACGGCGGGCGCGTCAACGTGGTGATCGAGCCGCTGTCGCTGGACGGCCCGGTGGTGTCGATCCGCAAGTTCCGCAAGGATCCGCTCAAGCCCTCGGACCTGCTCGAGAACGGCACCTACAACGACGAGATCTCGGTGCTGCTGGAGGCTGCCGTGCAGGCACGCTGCAACATCCTGGTATCGGGCGGCACCAGCTCGGGCAAGACCTCGCTGCTCAACGCGCTGGCCTTCCACGTGCCCGAGACCGAGCGCGTGGTCACCATCGAGGACACCGCCGAGCTGTCGCTGAACCACCCGCACGTGGTGCGGCTCGAAAGCCGCCCGGGCGGCTTCGACGGCACTGGCGTGGTGAGCATCCGCGACCTGCTGCGCAACACCCTGCGGATGCGCCCGGACCGCATCATCGTCGGCGAAGTCCGCGGCGGCGAGGTGCTCGAGATGCTGCAGGCGATGAACACCGGCCACGACGGCTCGATGGGCACGATCCACGCGAGCTCGCCGCGCGAATGCCTGTATCGCCTCGAGATGCTGGCCGGCTTCGCCGGTTTCCAGGGCACCGAGTCGAGCCTGCGCCGCCAGATCGCCAACGCGATCGACTTCATCGTGCAGATCGGCCGGCTCTCGAACGGTCGCCGCCGGATCCTCTCGATTACCGAGGTGACGGGCATGTCCGACAACATCGTGGCGACCCAGGAGCTCTATCGCTACGACGCGCGCGTCACGCCCGAGGGCGAGGAAATCGACAACTGGGAAGCGCTCGGCATCCATCCGCATTCGCCGAAGCTCGCGCGTTTCCGCAACGTGCTGATCGGCAACATGAGCGCGGCAGGCGGCTTCGGGCGCAGCGGGGGCTTCAATGTCTAGCGGCGTGCTCTGGGCCCTGTCGTTCGCGCTGATTCTCGCTGCCGCCGGCGTCTGGCTCTGGCGCGGCAGCCAGATGCGCGAGGAGAGCGCCCATACGCGGCGTTTCTTCGACAGCCGGCTCGAGCAGGCCACGCGCGCCGCGGGTGCGGGAGTCGTGCCGGGCGGCGCGGCAGCCGGCTCGACGGCACGCGGGGCGTCGAGCGCGGCGGTTCAGCCCGGGCAGGCCGCGACGCCTGCCGTCGGGCTGGCGGCGTGGCGGGCCCGGGCTGAGGCGGTGTTGCGAGGCATCAACGACCGGGCCGGGCTCGACGAGGTGCGCGGACTTTTTCGCATGCTGCTCGGCATCGTCGCGCTGGTGACGCTGCTGGCCGGCCTGCGCAGCGGCTGGGTGGCGGCCGTCGCGGCGCTGATCGGCAGCAGCACACTGCTGGCACTGTGGGTACTGCGCCGGATTTCGGCGCGCCGCCTGAAGATCGTGCGGCAACTGCCTTCGTTCCTCGACGGCGTGGTGCGTCTCGTGACGCTCGGCAACAGCGTGCCGGCGGCGTTCCAGGGGGCGCTGGGTACCACCGAGATGCCCCTGCGCTATTGCCTGGACCAGGTGTCGCGCATGCTGCGCACCGGCGTCGAGATCGATCGCGCCATGCTGCATATCGCCAAGGAATACCGGATCCGCGAATTCGAGCTGGTGGGCTCGGTGCTGCGGCTGTCGGTCAAGTACGGCGGTCGGGCGGACGTGATGCTTGAGCGCATGGCGACCTTCATGCGCGATCTCGAGCAGGCCGA contains:
- a CDS encoding fimbrial protein; its protein translation is MNARTQSLAEPAVTDHFICASTRVEHVRWLAQTLVSTGAVESSPLEAAALTQRIGGLNPALVFIDFAGDQAAASTAVAAVRTAYPGLPVVALGTLVEPESALSALRAGVRDFVDLSAPAEEALRITRGLLDNLGEPTSRHGKVLSLLGARPGMGVSTLAANLAVLLQRKAAAQSRRTALIDLGLPAGDGALFLNTRCELHFVEAVRNLRRFDRTFVNTAFAHHASGVALTTLPPNLADLREVSAAACTGLFNRLRAFVDQQVVDLGGFTNREFISQIVSLSDEVWLVCDQGVASVVSAVELLGDLREKGINLERVKLVVNQYDAAIGLLPAQIAERLEIPLLSTLPSRRVSIGHAANQGRLIVEAAERDPYVKALDALSERLTAGVPSLPGALPPAQAPAGGLSALKRFIHSTTKRS
- a CDS encoding CpaF family protein is translated as MAHDDIQFADGAAPFSQTQQFHDIKNAAHEHLLTRIEELGSEFGRWSRQAINQFVDLEIDSFVRLRRIPLNESEVREIAEALTKELAGFGPIEDLLGDPLVEDILINGYNDIYVSRRGILAKLPIRFTDNAHLLRIVRRILAPVGRRLDESNPMVDARLPDGGRVNVVIEPLSLDGPVVSIRKFRKDPLKPSDLLENGTYNDEISVLLEAAVQARCNILVSGGTSSGKTSLLNALAFHVPETERVVTIEDTAELSLNHPHVVRLESRPGGFDGTGVVSIRDLLRNTLRMRPDRIIVGEVRGGEVLEMLQAMNTGHDGSMGTIHASSPRECLYRLEMLAGFAGFQGTESSLRRQIANAIDFIVQIGRLSNGRRRILSITEVTGMSDNIVATQELYRYDARVTPEGEEIDNWEALGIHPHSPKLARFRNVLIGNMSAAGGFGRSGGFNV
- a CDS encoding type II secretion system F family protein, whose product is MSSGVLWALSFALILAAAGVWLWRGSQMREESAHTRRFFDSRLEQATRAAGAGVVPGGAAAGSTARGASSAAVQPGQAATPAVGLAAWRARAEAVLRGINDRAGLDEVRGLFRMLLGIVALVTLLAGLRSGWVAAVAALIGSSTLLALWVLRRISARRLKIVRQLPSFLDGVVRLVTLGNSVPAAFQGALGTTEMPLRYCLDQVSRMLRTGVEIDRAMLHIAKEYRIREFELVGSVLRLSVKYGGRADVMLERMATFMRDLEQAERELHAMSAETRLSAWVLGLLPIAVGSFVISTNPAYFTAMWTNDSGRSVLYVAFGLQVFGGFLLYRMARLR
- a CDS encoding type II and III secretion system protein family protein; the encoded protein is MKKNLIALAIALSALTLSSVASAAGPDASVDIAVGAQRQIAAGRSLQRVAVGDPAVADVLVVKGGGVLLIGKSAGTTNVMVWERGRADPAVYTVHVTSGAANALLDENTPRVSTYGDTTVISGSASTLEAHQRAVDVATAAAAARTAAKQSSGAQGGGAGGGRGGGGGGAFGAGAGQAGGGATPGVVDASTISGKNVVQVDVRVVEFSRSVAKQAGLNLFKTNNGFSFGSFAPSSLQSSSYTPSNGMTVSATTPIASAFNLVVGSTTRGIAANLSVLEQNNLARILAQPTLVALSGQSASFLAGGEIPVPVPQSLGTISIEWKPYGIGLTVTPTVLGPNRIALKVAPEASQLDFLNAITIDSITVPALTTRRADTTVELGDGESYVIGGLVDRETTSNLSKVPFLGDLPIIGAFFKSLSYSQSDKELVIIVTPHLVSPIAAGTKLPSTPGELSEQHDGPVWRSYLGGMLVPDTAPGFSK